A single Rubrivivax gelatinosus IL144 DNA region contains:
- a CDS encoding outer membrane beta-barrel protein yields MKFPHALIAGAALATLAGAAAAADGRYELFDGLEAKTGFKAYGYLWVGFSSNDSTTHDEATKGHSNGPIAGPSDEGLQLNALQMVLERNIKSNIVPRFTPLPGPMPQEFSWGLHFEGTYGRNGLPAQMQGIETNWGINKTTTGTTAGTNRQNYLALGQVYGQMYFPVLKGATLTIGRFGTGIGYEAPTNHTYTPNFFYSRSYSFLSSPDQVAGALGSVNLMNGDYGLVMAELGVVQGRQNWQDNNDSKSVIGYLHWRSPDMKYSLDYGFMRGNEQNDPGEKVQAPTARVISPRDQLRQHHSLSAWWRPNDTWALHAEALHGRQDGDGLAGTIDILDGNFYKGGSYTGYNAEVRYRTSPTMQWGLRAETFDDPEGVALFPLSAAKGRFNAITAGLRYQLTPNVLLRPELRYDWQDKQGTLKAFGGGSETKQTTVSVDALFYF; encoded by the coding sequence ATGAAATTCCCCCACGCGCTCATCGCCGGCGCCGCCCTGGCCACCCTGGCCGGGGCAGCGGCCGCGGCCGACGGCCGCTACGAGCTGTTCGACGGCCTCGAGGCCAAGACCGGCTTCAAGGCCTACGGTTATCTGTGGGTCGGCTTCTCGAGCAACGACTCGACGACGCACGACGAGGCGACCAAGGGCCACAGCAACGGCCCGATCGCCGGCCCGTCCGACGAAGGCCTGCAGCTGAACGCGCTCCAAATGGTCCTGGAGCGCAACATCAAGAGCAACATCGTGCCGCGCTTCACGCCGCTGCCCGGCCCGATGCCGCAGGAGTTCTCCTGGGGCCTGCACTTCGAGGGCACCTACGGCCGCAACGGCCTGCCGGCGCAGATGCAGGGCATCGAGACGAACTGGGGGATCAACAAGACGACGACCGGCACGACCGCCGGCACCAACCGCCAGAACTACCTCGCCTTGGGCCAGGTCTACGGCCAGATGTACTTCCCGGTGCTCAAGGGCGCCACGCTGACCATCGGCCGCTTCGGCACGGGCATCGGCTACGAAGCGCCGACCAACCACACCTACACGCCGAACTTCTTCTACTCGCGCAGCTACAGCTTCCTGTCGTCGCCCGACCAGGTCGCCGGCGCGCTGGGCTCGGTGAACCTGATGAACGGCGACTACGGCCTGGTGATGGCCGAGCTCGGCGTCGTCCAGGGCCGCCAGAACTGGCAGGACAACAACGACTCCAAGAGCGTCATCGGCTACCTGCACTGGCGCAGTCCGGACATGAAGTACTCGCTGGACTACGGCTTCATGCGCGGCAACGAGCAGAACGACCCGGGCGAGAAGGTGCAGGCGCCGACCGCGCGCGTGATCTCGCCGCGTGACCAGCTGCGCCAGCATCATTCGCTGAGTGCCTGGTGGCGTCCGAACGACACCTGGGCGCTGCACGCCGAGGCGCTGCACGGCCGCCAGGACGGCGACGGCCTGGCCGGCACCATCGACATCCTCGACGGCAACTTCTACAAGGGCGGCTCGTACACCGGCTACAACGCCGAGGTGCGCTACCGGACCTCGCCGACCATGCAGTGGGGCCTGCGTGCCGAGACCTTCGACGATCCGGAAGGTGTCGCGCTGTTCCCGCTGTCGGCCGCCAAGGGCCGCTTCAACGCCATCACCGCCGGCCTGCGCTACCAGCTCACGCCCAACGTGCTGCTGCGCCCCGAACTGCGCTACGACTGGCAGGACAAGCAGGGCACGCTGAAGGCCTTCGGCGGCGGCTCCGAGACCAAGCAGACGACGGTCTCGGTCGACGCGCTGTTCTACTTCTGA
- a CDS encoding 3-hydroxyacyl-CoA dehydrogenase family protein — translation MNEKAQIAVIGAGLMGHGIAQVFAHAGHLVTVHDASAQALATLRERIARNLRDLGQDPAAAERVFPVESLADCVASADVVIECGPENLTFKRDLFARLEELCPPHTLLASNTSVMPITSIMRGLRSGHRAMGTHWWNPPYLVPLVEVIKTPDTDPALAQQMFDLLAACGKTPAMVEKDVPGFIGNRLQHALWREAVAIVAEGICDAETVDTVVKASFGRRLPVLGPLENADLVGTDLTLAIHETVLPAIDATPAPSPYLKQLVAEGRLGMKSGEGFRRWTPEQQAELRERVLNHLKAMNHAEGR, via the coding sequence ATGAACGAGAAGGCACAGATCGCCGTCATCGGCGCCGGTCTGATGGGCCATGGCATCGCCCAGGTGTTCGCCCACGCGGGCCACCTGGTGACGGTGCACGACGCGTCGGCGCAGGCGCTGGCGACGCTGCGCGAGCGCATCGCCCGCAACCTGCGCGACCTGGGCCAGGACCCGGCGGCTGCCGAGCGTGTGTTCCCGGTGGAGTCGCTGGCCGACTGCGTGGCCTCGGCCGACGTCGTCATCGAGTGCGGCCCGGAGAACCTGACCTTCAAGCGCGACCTGTTCGCCCGCCTGGAGGAGCTGTGCCCGCCGCACACCCTGCTGGCGAGCAACACCTCGGTGATGCCGATCACCTCGATCATGCGCGGCTTGCGCAGCGGCCACCGCGCGATGGGCACGCACTGGTGGAACCCGCCGTACCTGGTGCCGCTGGTCGAGGTCATCAAGACGCCGGACACCGACCCGGCGCTGGCGCAGCAGATGTTCGACCTGCTCGCCGCCTGCGGCAAGACGCCGGCGATGGTCGAGAAGGACGTGCCCGGCTTCATCGGCAACCGCCTGCAGCACGCGCTGTGGCGCGAGGCGGTGGCCATCGTCGCCGAAGGCATCTGCGACGCCGAGACGGTGGACACCGTCGTCAAGGCCAGCTTCGGCCGCCGACTGCCGGTGCTGGGCCCGCTGGAGAACGCCGACCTCGTCGGCACCGATCTCACGCTGGCCATCCACGAGACCGTGCTGCCGGCCATCGACGCGACGCCGGCGCCGTCGCCCTATCTGAAGCAGCTCGTCGCCGAAGGGCGGCTCGGCATGAAGAGCGGCGAAGGTTTCCGCCGCTGGACGCCCGAGCAGCAGGCCGAACTGCGCGAGCGCGTGCTCAACCACCTGAAGGCCATGAACCACGCCGAGGGACGCTGA
- a CDS encoding DUF2946 family protein, whose translation MDPIVEAALRKWPHVPHCWGWLALDARGDWYMRDERVQAAGPFPQVKGSRITHDKLREFIHRNYLHDGAGAWFFQNGPQRVYVELEAAPFVWRVGPDFAVQAHTGEATEARAAWLDEHGRLFLDTALGFGLVHTLDMGHAAEAVEAGRWQPQALVFAEMPARFGYVLAPRPA comes from the coding sequence ATGGATCCGATCGTCGAAGCCGCGCTGCGCAAGTGGCCCCACGTGCCGCACTGCTGGGGCTGGCTGGCGCTGGATGCGCGCGGCGACTGGTACATGCGCGACGAACGCGTGCAGGCCGCCGGGCCCTTCCCGCAGGTCAAGGGCAGCCGCATCACGCACGACAAGCTGCGCGAGTTCATCCACCGCAACTACCTGCACGACGGGGCCGGCGCCTGGTTCTTCCAGAACGGGCCGCAGCGCGTCTACGTCGAGCTGGAGGCAGCGCCCTTCGTCTGGCGTGTAGGCCCCGACTTCGCGGTGCAGGCCCACACCGGCGAGGCGACCGAAGCGCGCGCCGCCTGGCTCGACGAACACGGCCGGCTGTTCCTGGACACGGCGCTGGGCTTCGGCCTCGTGCACACGCTGGACATGGGCCACGCCGCCGAGGCGGTGGAGGCCGGGCGCTGGCAGCCGCAGGCGCTGGTGTTCGCCGAGATGCCGGCACGTTTCGGCTACGTGCTCGCGCCGCGGCCGGCCTGA
- a CDS encoding MFS transporter: MDKTLSLAGAAPADPVPRTGFGAAGWRMILFSVLMYFAYAGWCVDGINIFAPALAAKNGWSTGQLLTLVTPGALFGVVGSAVFGQVLIKKGPRWVMSFCAACTAVAVFWFGRITTLWEFTAVFIVMNFFAAGFGFIAPGALMNYWFPRRKGMALAIATSGYPLATALFVPLIAVMFNTVGIGASTAIWAGIFLLLAVAAWLVIRDTPEEIGCFPDNDPRVDRARLDEMAGYVSPLTVRRLLKDRDMWLISVGWGCLWMVTVGIVVQLIPRLMELGYDEPQALGFLSGAALCALPGGLLWGWLDQKFGTKTASALYGAMYIVTLVLLVTQSHSPVMTFLTIVLVGVGLGGIKNLITSMVGSVYGRYDFTAAYRIVIPLAIIVRTLCFPIMGLCMQQFQTLSAAYLVFIGVDVLAVVLVLLTTSRCKGKTLG, from the coding sequence ATGGACAAGACCTTGAGCCTGGCCGGCGCCGCGCCGGCCGACCCCGTGCCGCGCACCGGCTTCGGTGCGGCCGGCTGGCGCATGATCCTCTTCTCGGTGCTGATGTACTTCGCCTATGCGGGCTGGTGCGTCGACGGCATCAACATCTTCGCCCCGGCGCTGGCGGCGAAGAACGGCTGGAGCACCGGCCAGCTGCTGACGCTGGTGACGCCCGGCGCGCTGTTCGGCGTCGTCGGCTCGGCGGTGTTCGGCCAGGTGCTGATCAAGAAGGGCCCGCGCTGGGTGATGAGCTTCTGCGCCGCCTGCACCGCGGTGGCGGTGTTCTGGTTCGGGCGCATCACCACGCTCTGGGAGTTCACGGCGGTGTTCATCGTCATGAACTTCTTCGCCGCGGGTTTCGGCTTCATCGCCCCGGGCGCGCTGATGAACTACTGGTTCCCGCGCCGCAAAGGCATGGCGCTGGCGATCGCGACCTCGGGCTACCCGCTGGCCACCGCGCTGTTCGTGCCGCTGATCGCGGTGATGTTCAACACCGTCGGCATCGGCGCGTCCACCGCCATCTGGGCCGGGATCTTCCTGTTGCTGGCCGTGGCCGCCTGGCTGGTGATCCGCGACACGCCCGAGGAGATCGGCTGCTTCCCCGACAACGACCCCCGGGTCGACCGGGCGAGGCTGGACGAGATGGCCGGCTACGTCAGCCCGCTCACCGTGCGCCGGCTGCTGAAGGACCGCGACATGTGGCTCATCAGCGTCGGCTGGGGCTGTCTGTGGATGGTCACGGTGGGCATCGTCGTGCAGCTGATCCCGCGGCTGATGGAACTCGGCTACGACGAGCCGCAGGCGCTGGGCTTTCTGTCGGGCGCCGCGCTCTGCGCGCTGCCCGGCGGGCTGCTGTGGGGCTGGCTGGACCAGAAGTTCGGCACCAAGACGGCGAGCGCGCTCTACGGCGCGATGTACATCGTCACGCTGGTCCTGCTCGTCACGCAGTCCCACAGCCCGGTGATGACCTTCCTGACCATCGTGCTCGTCGGCGTCGGCCTGGGCGGCATCAAGAACCTGATCACCTCGATGGTCGGCTCGGTGTACGGCCGCTACGACTTCACCGCCGCCTATCGCATCGTGATCCCGCTGGCGATCATCGTGCGCACGCTGTGCTTCCCGATCATGGGCTTGTGCATGCAGCAGTTCCAGACGCTGAGCGCGGCCTACCTCGTGTTCATCGGCGTCGACGTGCTCGCCGTCGTGCTGGTGCTGCTGACGACCAGCCGCTGCAAGGGCAAGACGCTCGGCTGA
- a CDS encoding amidohydrolase family protein → MSYRRIALEEAFVTQDIADEWAKVLSHRNVEPGFRKMGESILAHTPGNQQLHNRLLDLGAGRLAHMDETGIDVQVLSLTSPGVQVFDAVTATRLAAESNEVLADAVRRHPTRFVGLAAVAPQYPAGAALEVERAAKRLGLSGLIINSHTMGEYLDDPKYWEILEAAEAADMPIYLHPREPAPSMVAPYLDYGLYFAGWGFAIECGLHAMRLIMSGVFDRFPRLRIILGHMGEGIPYWLKRIDNRYELQVKIGAVPKMARKPSEYFLEHFVVTTSGMTDPDILKLCLSQLGVERILFAADYPYESIAEHVEFLDNAPVTEAERRAIYEDNACRLLKIAR, encoded by the coding sequence ATGTCGTACCGCCGCATCGCGCTGGAGGAAGCCTTCGTCACGCAGGACATCGCCGACGAATGGGCGAAGGTGCTGTCGCACCGCAACGTCGAGCCGGGCTTCCGCAAGATGGGCGAGAGCATCCTCGCGCACACGCCGGGCAACCAGCAGCTGCACAACCGGTTGCTCGACCTGGGCGCCGGCCGCCTGGCCCACATGGACGAGACCGGCATCGACGTGCAGGTGCTGTCGCTGACCTCGCCGGGCGTGCAGGTCTTCGACGCCGTCACCGCGACTCGGCTGGCGGCCGAGTCCAACGAGGTGCTAGCCGACGCCGTGCGCCGCCACCCGACGCGTTTCGTCGGCCTGGCCGCCGTCGCGCCGCAGTACCCGGCCGGCGCGGCGCTGGAAGTCGAGCGCGCCGCCAAGCGCCTGGGCCTGTCGGGGCTGATCATCAACTCGCACACGATGGGCGAGTACCTCGACGACCCGAAGTACTGGGAGATCCTCGAGGCGGCCGAAGCCGCCGACATGCCGATCTACCTGCACCCGCGCGAGCCGGCGCCCAGCATGGTCGCGCCCTACCTGGACTACGGCCTGTACTTCGCCGGCTGGGGCTTCGCCATCGAGTGCGGCCTGCACGCGATGCGGCTGATCATGAGCGGCGTCTTCGACCGCTTCCCGCGGCTGCGCATCATCCTCGGCCACATGGGCGAGGGCATCCCGTACTGGTTGAAGCGCATCGACAACCGTTACGAGCTGCAGGTGAAGATCGGCGCCGTGCCGAAGATGGCGCGCAAGCCCAGCGAGTACTTCCTGGAGCACTTCGTCGTCACGACCTCGGGCATGACCGACCCCGACATCCTCAAGCTGTGCCTGTCGCAGCTGGGCGTCGAGCGCATCCTGTTCGCGGCCGACTACCCGTACGAGTCGATCGCCGAGCACGTCGAGTTCCTCGACAACGCTCCGGTCACCGAGGCCGAGCGCCGCGCGATCTACGAGGACAACGCCTGCCGCCTGCTGAAGATCGCGCGCTGA
- a CDS encoding MFS transporter, with translation MEKRFANPWWVVFGSIFGLIVGNGPIMQFTFGVFLKPITQEFGWERSTTSTALVVGLLGTGLCVPIAGRLMDKYGVRAVALPSITAFALAMVALAFFANSPMAFVVIYALMGIAAAGQTPMPYSKAITAAFDDKRGLALGIAMAGVGIGAAAVPQIAQYLVTNHGWRGAYVGLGALTFLLAFPAVALFVNTEPAVKREGQAAPIVRPGLTAAEALKSGRFWALAVAFFSVAMASNGTIGHIVPLLTDRGFSPQIAAGAMTFAGIALVAGRFVAGYLLDRIFAPYVAAFFFVIPLLGIGLLLLAPGQLTATIAVVMIGLGLGAEVDLIAYLVSRYLGMRSFGEIYGYLFMIFMLGNAVGPFLMGISFKFWGYEACLTGFVAALAVASALVLRLGAYAFPPERRGPPPASGIKPAVA, from the coding sequence ATGGAAAAACGTTTCGCGAACCCCTGGTGGGTCGTGTTCGGGTCGATCTTCGGCCTGATCGTCGGCAACGGGCCGATCATGCAGTTCACGTTCGGCGTCTTCCTGAAGCCGATCACCCAGGAGTTCGGATGGGAGCGTTCGACCACGTCGACCGCGCTCGTCGTCGGGCTCCTGGGCACCGGGCTGTGCGTGCCGATCGCCGGCCGGCTGATGGACAAGTACGGCGTGCGCGCGGTGGCACTGCCGTCGATCACCGCCTTCGCGCTGGCGATGGTGGCGCTGGCCTTCTTCGCCAATTCGCCGATGGCCTTCGTCGTCATCTACGCGCTGATGGGCATCGCTGCGGCCGGCCAGACGCCGATGCCGTACTCCAAGGCCATCACCGCCGCCTTCGACGACAAGCGCGGCCTGGCGCTGGGCATCGCGATGGCCGGCGTCGGCATCGGCGCGGCCGCCGTGCCGCAGATCGCCCAGTACCTGGTCACCAACCACGGCTGGCGCGGCGCCTACGTCGGCCTGGGCGCGCTGACCTTCCTGCTCGCCTTCCCGGCGGTGGCGCTGTTCGTCAATACCGAGCCCGCGGTCAAGCGCGAAGGCCAGGCCGCACCGATCGTGCGTCCGGGCCTGACCGCCGCCGAGGCGCTGAAGAGCGGCCGCTTCTGGGCGCTGGCGGTGGCCTTCTTCAGCGTCGCGATGGCCTCCAACGGCACCATCGGCCACATCGTGCCGCTGCTGACCGATCGCGGCTTCTCGCCGCAGATCGCCGCCGGGGCGATGACCTTCGCCGGCATCGCGCTGGTCGCCGGGCGTTTCGTCGCCGGCTACCTGCTCGACCGCATCTTCGCGCCCTACGTCGCCGCGTTCTTCTTCGTCATCCCGCTGCTGGGCATCGGCCTGCTGCTGCTGGCGCCGGGGCAGCTGACGGCGACGATCGCGGTGGTGATGATCGGCCTGGGCCTGGGCGCCGAGGTCGACCTGATCGCCTACCTGGTGTCGCGCTACCTGGGCATGCGCAGCTTCGGCGAGATCTACGGCTACCTGTTCATGATCTTCATGCTCGGCAACGCCGTCGGTCCGTTCCTGATGGGCATCTCGTTCAAGTTCTGGGGCTACGAGGCCTGCCTGACCGGCTTCGTCGCCGCGCTGGCCGTCGCCAGCGCCCTCGTGCTGCGACTGGGCGCCTACGCCTTCCCGCCGGAACGCCGCGGCCCGCCGCCGGCCTCCGGCATCAAGCCGGCCGTCGCCTGA
- a CDS encoding YheT family hydrolase — translation MHDYRAPRWLPGGHLQTIWPSLFSRPWMHEAPPYRRERWTTPDEDFVDLDHLDATAPGAPRLVLFHGLESSSSSRYAIAFALAARAAGWAFTVPHFRGCSGEPNLAPRAYHSGDFEEVGWILERLRAREGRPLLAAGVSLGGNALLRWTEEQGDGAAATVRAVAAVSAPVDLTASGRAIDRGFNRAVYARRFLQTMKPRALAKWQQHPGLFDRERLLRATTLWEFDDVFTAPLHGFAGADDYWRRASAKPQLHAVRVPTLVFNARNDPFVPGDSLPGPSEVGAHVTLWQPADGGHVGFAQGPFPGDVRPFAEAVVDWLRRAA, via the coding sequence ATGCACGACTACCGCGCTCCGCGCTGGCTGCCCGGCGGCCACCTGCAGACGATCTGGCCCTCGCTGTTCTCGCGCCCGTGGATGCACGAGGCGCCGCCGTACCGGCGCGAGCGCTGGACCACGCCCGACGAGGACTTCGTCGACCTCGACCATCTCGACGCCACCGCGCCCGGCGCACCGCGGCTGGTGCTGTTCCACGGCCTGGAGAGCTCGTCGAGCAGCCGCTACGCGATCGCCTTCGCGCTCGCCGCGCGCGCCGCGGGCTGGGCCTTCACGGTGCCGCACTTCCGCGGCTGCTCGGGCGAGCCCAACCTGGCGCCGCGCGCCTACCACTCGGGCGACTTCGAGGAGGTCGGCTGGATCCTCGAGCGGCTGCGCGCGCGCGAAGGCCGGCCGCTGCTGGCCGCCGGCGTCTCGCTGGGCGGCAACGCGCTGCTGCGCTGGACCGAGGAGCAAGGCGACGGCGCCGCGGCGACGGTGCGCGCCGTCGCCGCGGTCTCCGCGCCGGTGGACCTGACGGCTTCCGGCCGCGCCATCGACCGCGGCTTCAACCGCGCCGTCTACGCCCGCCGTTTCCTGCAGACGATGAAGCCGCGGGCGCTGGCCAAGTGGCAGCAGCATCCGGGCCTGTTCGACCGCGAGCGCCTGCTGCGCGCGACGACGCTGTGGGAGTTCGACGACGTCTTCACCGCTCCGCTGCACGGCTTCGCCGGCGCCGACGACTACTGGCGCCGCGCCTCGGCCAAGCCGCAGCTGCACGCGGTGCGCGTGCCGACGCTGGTCTTCAACGCCCGCAACGACCCCTTCGTGCCCGGCGACTCGCTTCCCGGGCCGAGCGAGGTCGGCGCCCACGTCACGCTCTGGCAGCCGGCCGACGGCGGCCACGTCGGTTTCGCCCAGGGGCCCTTCCCCGGCGACGTACGCCCTTTCGCCGAAGCGGTCGTCGACTGGCTGCGCCGCGCCGCCTGA
- a CDS encoding c-type cytochrome, with translation MTDQPDSSASEGPIKTPRGLALTILAAFLVPITLLLLIAGYFGAQPRMGAGSDAFDEQAVAARLQPVGRVALADAPAGGGAPRSGEQVYQAVCSACHAAGTLGAPKFGDHAAWAPRIAQGFDTLWHSALKGKNAMPPQGGGATSDYEIARAVVHMANAGGAKFAEPPAPAASAVN, from the coding sequence ATGACCGACCAGCCCGATTCCTCGGCCTCCGAGGGCCCGATCAAGACCCCGCGCGGCCTCGCGCTGACCATCCTCGCCGCCTTCCTGGTGCCGATCACGCTGCTGCTGCTGATCGCCGGCTACTTCGGCGCCCAGCCGCGCATGGGCGCGGGCAGCGACGCCTTCGACGAACAGGCCGTGGCCGCGCGGCTGCAGCCGGTGGGCCGCGTCGCGCTGGCCGACGCGCCGGCCGGCGGCGGTGCGCCGCGCAGCGGCGAGCAGGTCTACCAGGCCGTCTGCAGCGCCTGCCACGCCGCCGGCACGCTGGGCGCGCCGAAGTTCGGCGACCACGCGGCCTGGGCCCCGCGCATCGCGCAAGGCTTCGACACGCTGTGGCATTCGGCGCTGAAGGGCAAGAACGCGATGCCGCCGCAAGGCGGCGGCGCGACCTCGGACTACGAGATCGCCCGCGCCGTGGTCCACATGGCCAACGCCGGCGGCGCCAAGTTCGCCGAACCGCCGGCACCGGCGGCCAGCGCCGTGAACTGA